DNA sequence from the Candidatus Hydrogenedentota bacterium genome:
TTGCCGAACCAGCGCCCATCATCTTCGCGGGAGATGCGTTCGGGGGCCCCCGCATCGAAGGAGCCGCCCTTTCCGGCCTCGCCGCCGCCGACCGCCTGCTGAACGTGGCAAAGATCTAGCCGCCTCGGCATTGCAGCTGTATCAATATTGCTCTATTCTTACCATGTCAGTGTTACGACTGATTTCGGCATCCGACGACTGAGCTACGCGCTCGCGCGTAGAATGATCTCTGTCAGCAAGAGGGGACTCCGGGGGATGGTAGACAGCAATTCGCTAATTCCGGCAGAACGCATCGAGCGCTTAATATTACTCATTCAGAATCAGAAGGTCATACTAGACAAGGATTTGGCCGCACTCTACGGAGTCACAACGGGTAATTTAAACAAGGCCGTCGACAGAAATATCGACCGGTTTCCATCCGATTTTATGGTCAGACTAACTCCAGAAGACTTCACAAACTTGAAGTTCCATTTTGGAAGTTCAAGTTGGGGTGGTACCCGAAAGCTCCCGCGTGCCTTCACCGAACAGGGCGTGGCCATGCTATCCAGCGTGCTGCGCAGCCCGCGTGCGGTCCAGGTCAACATCGAGATAATGCGTGCGTTTGTGCGATTGCGGTCCCTGCTCGCCTCCAACGAGGCGTTATCCCGCAAGCTCGCGGCCCTCGAAAAGAAGTACGATGCCCAATTCAAAGTCGTCTTCGACGCCATTCACCAGCTTATGACTCCGCCCGAGCCGAAGAAAAAACGCACAATTGGATTTGCGAGGGGGGGCGAAAGACAAACATAATGCCCGCAACGGCGTTGCCGTCAACTGAAGTGTTGCACGAGACCAAGTCAGCTCACGCCGGGGGGCAGGGGGGTACCGTGGGTGATTCTGAAGAAAGCTACATCGAGTTCCGCGAGCCTACCTTCTTTCGCACAAGAGAAAAAGTGCTCTGGCAATTGTACTATCAGTTGATTCCCGTCGCGTTGTATATTGCGTCTCTTCCGATACTTCATAAATCTTTCATCCAGTGGACTCCGTTTGTCTTGGGATACCTCGGCTTCTTCGGAAGCTATTCATGGCATGCAATAAGACTGATTGCACTGATGGCACTGTTTGCATATATGCTTCCGATTTCATTTCTCGCGTTTTACTGTATGCCGTGGCTCTCTGGTGCGAGACGCGTCGTAGCGCGATTCGGCGGTCCTGATGGTTTCGTCGTGCAAGTTCGGTTCTTGCCGAGACGATTTACAGGCATCGTCGGATGGCTTGAGGATGCGGACGATTTGGGCCTATTGCGCATAGACGCCGAAGGCCTGCGACTGTCAGGCGATGGCGTTGAGTTTGAGATTCAGCGAGAAGACATCGCGTCAGTGTCACACAGTAACGTTGGATGGCGCATGTTCTGGCTCGCCGGAAATGAGACTCGGGTTGACTTCAGGCACCCGATTGAAGGCATTTCCGCGGTCGTCTTTAGTTCGCGAGGATCTATCACGCTGCC
Encoded proteins:
- a CDS encoding ORF6N domain-containing protein, which produces MVDSNSLIPAERIERLILLIQNQKVILDKDLAALYGVTTGNLNKAVDRNIDRFPSDFMVRLTPEDFTNLKFHFGSSSWGGTRKLPRAFTEQGVAMLSSVLRSPRAVQVNIEIMRAFVRLRSLLASNEALSRKLAALEKKYDAQFKVVFDAIHQLMTPPEPKKKRTIGFARGGERQT